In Campylobacter mucosalis, a single window of DNA contains:
- a CDS encoding endonuclease MutS2 yields MNEQFDAIIKKLDLGDYFDKFSSFLSREKPLFMQGDSKVHFENISELCKRQFDCPQKSINLDDALARLSKQAVLHISEIYEFAKILNYFLYLKTIGFENRLGEWLSKIQIEQNMRDLALSFDKDGEFKDSIDERFSSLKESYELKKKQIDSELRRIIYSKNLTAYLVDTQVHYVNSQEALLVRGGFNHVLKGVVIARSSGGYFYVTPTAIDKLKKEQTEILDRREEIVYEHCKRLSGVMHKALAFLKFINNAFDQFDAYQARVFMARTNDFSFLLNDNSSDIILKEFAHPALKNPKRVSIEFNKKILLITGVNAGGKSMLLKSIIAAAFLSKYLLPFSVNTKGSKIGTFKEFDAIIEDPQNVKNDISTFAGRMVAFSKIFSKKGLVIGVDEIELGTDFEEAASLYSVIIQKLTTQDIKMIITTHHKRLAMLLSKNSEVELVAALYDEALTRPKFEFLKGTIGRSYAFETANRYGIPLNLVNEAKKLYGDDKQNLNEVIAKTLNLETQLKEQLDSATKKELKLDALLNDLKEQKELEQKRTNETINRLELEYFKAINEAKKAIKFDDIKDKQRTINRANEIKKTIQKPKSEIYEELKVGDSVKYGNVRGVVQSINKDEATILSDGIKLRLPLTHLRKNGQPIAPPKTAVKLSVQKPQTASVTLDLHGLRADEAIDRLDKFISDSLVLGFDEVIVYHGIGTGKLAFAVKNFLKEHPSVKEFFDAPPNQGGFGAKIVRF; encoded by the coding sequence ATTAACGAACAATTTGACGCTATTATCAAAAAACTAGATTTAGGCGATTATTTTGATAAATTTTCTAGCTTTTTATCTAGAGAAAAGCCACTTTTTATGCAGGGTGACAGCAAGGTTCATTTTGAAAATATTAGCGAACTTTGCAAACGTCAGTTTGATTGTCCGCAAAAAAGCATAAATTTAGACGACGCACTTGCAAGACTTAGCAAACAAGCAGTGCTTCACATAAGTGAAATTTATGAGTTTGCTAAAATTTTAAATTATTTTTTATATCTAAAAACGATAGGTTTTGAAAATAGGCTTGGCGAGTGGTTATCAAAAATTCAGATCGAGCAAAATATGCGAGATCTAGCACTTAGCTTTGATAAAGATGGCGAGTTTAAAGATAGCATTGATGAGAGATTTAGTTCTTTAAAAGAGTCTTATGAGCTTAAAAAAAAGCAGATAGACTCCGAGTTAAGACGCATAATTTATTCAAAAAACCTAACCGCATATCTTGTTGATACGCAAGTTCATTATGTAAATTCTCAAGAAGCTTTGCTGGTTAGAGGTGGTTTTAACCACGTTTTAAAGGGTGTTGTGATAGCAAGAAGCTCTGGAGGATATTTTTATGTCACTCCAACGGCGATTGATAAGCTTAAAAAAGAGCAGACTGAAATTTTAGACAGACGCGAAGAGATCGTTTATGAGCATTGTAAACGTTTAAGTGGCGTTATGCACAAAGCTTTGGCATTTTTAAAATTTATAAATAACGCATTTGATCAGTTTGACGCGTATCAAGCAAGAGTTTTTATGGCAAGGACAAATGATTTTAGCTTCTTGCTAAATGATAACTCAAGCGATATTATTTTAAAGGAATTTGCTCATCCAGCACTTAAAAATCCAAAGCGAGTAAGCATAGAATTTAACAAAAAAATCCTTCTTATCACCGGCGTAAATGCTGGTGGAAAATCTATGCTCTTAAAGTCCATTATAGCAGCCGCATTTTTATCAAAATACCTACTGCCTTTTAGTGTAAATACAAAGGGCTCAAAGATAGGCACATTTAAAGAATTTGACGCTATTATCGAAGATCCGCAAAATGTCAAAAATGATATATCTACATTTGCTGGACGTATGGTTGCTTTTTCTAAAATTTTTAGCAAAAAGGGGCTGGTTATAGGCGTAGATGAGATTGAGCTGGGCACTGATTTTGAGGAGGCAGCTAGCCTTTATAGTGTAATCATTCAAAAACTTACGACGCAAGATATAAAAATGATAATAACCACTCATCATAAACGTTTGGCTATGCTTTTATCTAAAAATAGCGAAGTCGAGCTTGTCGCAGCCCTTTATGACGAGGCTCTTACAAGGCCAAAATTTGAGTTTTTAAAAGGCACGATAGGTAGATCATACGCCTTTGAAACGGCAAACAGATACGGTATACCGCTAAATTTGGTAAATGAAGCAAAGAAGCTTTATGGCGATGATAAGCAAAATTTAAATGAAGTGATAGCAAAAACGCTAAATTTAGAGACCCAGCTTAAAGAGCAACTAGATAGTGCTACTAAAAAAGAGCTTAAGCTAGATGCTTTGTTAAATGATCTAAAAGAACAAAAAGAGCTTGAACAAAAAAGGACAAATGAGACTATAAATAGACTCGAGCTTGAGTATTTTAAGGCGATAAATGAAGCTAAAAAAGCTATAAAATTTGACGATATAAAAGATAAGCAAAGAACGATAAACAGGGCGAATGAGATTAAAAAAACTATCCAAAAGCCAAAAAGTGAAATTTATGAGGAATTAAAGGTTGGCGATAGCGTAAAATACGGCAACGTTAGAGGCGTAGTTCAAAGTATAAATAAAGACGAAGCGACAATCCTAAGTGACGGCATAAAATTGCGTTTACCACTTACACATTTGCGTAAAAATGGTCAACCAATAGCACCACCAAAAACAGCTGTAAAACTAAGTGTGCAAAAGCCACAAACGGCAAGTGTTACGCTTGATTTGCACGGACTTAGGGCTGATGAGGCCATTGATAGGCTTGATAAATTTATCTCAGATAGCCTTGTTCTTGGCTTTGATGAGGTTATTGTGTATCACGGTATAGGTACTGGTAAACTTGCTTTTGCGGTTAAGAATTTCCTAAAAGAGCACCCTAGTGTTAAGGAGTTTTTTGACGCTCCGCCAAATCAAGGTGGATTTGGTGCTAAGATAGTTAGATTTTGA
- a CDS encoding EAL domain-containing protein, translating into MYDKFKAEKTKAIAITISTLFGAFIVLLFAVFYYKYENAIEAGSTNYQKRAEFSMHKVMEDFKAINDKNDRAQKQIFLNNISNKAYILKRDGSGIYRIDTTTDRKYGVADEFSDKSCGNGFYRHSFSSPYFYKEILSENRVFVCIFDKFDDYIVGFKTIYSHGLSSTQDSDFKEWLVKNLALTFVACMVCAFIVSFAFLWVFSKYFKVKQEYFYVKKESKKIARDIKAQLYIDPLTGLGNRAALTQALRECDKPKIIVIDIDDFSRMNDYYGKEICDKVIVYMANLIKEFAKNEGMQAFTILADQFVLLENGDFFIDRYEDLATELLGRFKGRLINIKDDDGNSIDIEIHSTIGFALDKDHTLMKATTALKVAKVSNKDFVCYFKGLNKKDEYANQIERSNLIRRAVVNNNIVPFYQPICDANAKVVKYECLIRIVESGDIVSPHIFLDISKRIKRYAELQKMVIQRAVEHLVKNENLVLSINLSARDMTDGNVSVLLLKLLNQHEVAERIIFEIVEDENIENVERVENFIDKVKNMGVKIAIDDFGSGYSNFSYILKLRPDYIKIDGSIIKNVDINNDSYMIARAIVTFAKDLGIKTIAEYIHSKEVFEVCKRLGVDEFQGFYLGMPTDKI; encoded by the coding sequence ATGTATGATAAATTTAAAGCCGAAAAAACAAAAGCGATAGCCATAACGATCTCGACTTTGTTTGGTGCTTTTATTGTGTTGCTATTTGCTGTTTTTTACTACAAATACGAAAATGCGATAGAGGCTGGAAGCACAAACTACCAAAAACGAGCAGAATTTTCTATGCATAAAGTTATGGAGGATTTTAAAGCCATAAATGACAAAAATGATCGTGCCCAAAAGCAGATTTTCTTAAACAATATTTCAAACAAAGCTTATATTTTAAAACGTGATGGAAGTGGAATTTATAGGATAGATACCACAACCGACAGAAAATACGGCGTTGCTGATGAGTTTTCTGATAAGTCCTGTGGCAACGGCTTTTATAGACATAGTTTTTCAAGCCCATACTTTTATAAGGAAATTTTATCTGAAAATAGGGTCTTTGTCTGTATTTTTGACAAGTTTGATGACTACATAGTTGGCTTTAAAACGATATACTCTCACGGACTTTCTAGTACTCAAGATAGCGATTTTAAAGAGTGGTTGGTTAAGAATTTAGCACTTACTTTTGTAGCCTGTATGGTGTGTGCCTTTATCGTTTCATTTGCATTTTTGTGGGTATTTTCAAAATATTTTAAAGTAAAGCAAGAGTATTTTTATGTCAAAAAAGAGAGCAAAAAAATCGCAAGAGACATTAAAGCACAGCTTTATATAGATCCGCTGACTGGACTTGGTAATAGAGCTGCCCTTACACAGGCTTTAAGGGAGTGCGATAAGCCAAAGATAATCGTTATAGATATTGATGATTTTAGCCGTATGAATGACTATTATGGCAAGGAAATTTGTGATAAGGTTATTGTTTATATGGCAAATTTGATAAAAGAATTTGCTAAAAATGAGGGTATGCAGGCATTTACTATCTTAGCTGATCAGTTTGTGTTACTAGAAAATGGAGATTTTTTCATAGATAGATACGAGGATTTAGCGACTGAGCTTTTGGGTAGATTTAAAGGCAGGCTTATAAATATTAAAGATGATGATGGAAATTCTATTGATATTGAGATACATAGCACTATAGGTTTTGCACTTGATAAAGACCATACTCTTATGAAAGCTACAACAGCGCTTAAGGTGGCAAAGGTGTCAAATAAGGACTTTGTATGCTATTTTAAAGGCTTAAATAAAAAAGATGAGTATGCAAATCAAATTGAACGCTCAAATTTAATAAGAAGAGCAGTTGTAAATAATAATATAGTGCCTTTTTATCAGCCAATTTGTGACGCCAATGCAAAAGTCGTAAAATACGAGTGTCTTATACGTATCGTAGAGAGTGGAGACATAGTTTCTCCGCATATATTTTTAGATATCTCAAAACGTATTAAACGCTATGCAGAGCTTCAAAAGATGGTTATACAAAGAGCGGTTGAACATCTTGTAAAAAATGAAAATCTCGTTTTATCTATAAATTTAAGTGCTAGAGATATGACTGATGGTAATGTTAGCGTTTTATTGCTTAAGCTTTTAAACCAGCACGAAGTGGCTGAGCGTATCATATTTGAGATAGTTGAAGATGAGAATATAGAAAATGTTGAGCGTGTTGAAAATTTCATAGACAAAGTTAAGAATATGGGTGTTAAAATCGCCATTGATGACTTTGGCTCTGGGTATTCAAATTTCTCATATATTTTAAAATTAAGACCAGATTATATCAAAATAGACGGCTCTATCATTAAAAACGTAGATATAAACAACGACTCTTATATGATAGCTCGTGCGATTGTCACGTTTGCTAAGGATTTGGGTATTAAGACCATTGCTGAGTATATCCATTCAAAAGAGGTTTTTGAGGTATGCAAAAGACTTGGCGTTGATGAATTTCAGGGCTTTTATCTTGGTATGCCTACGGATAAGATATGA
- the dapE gene encoding succinyl-diaminopimelate desuccinylase, with translation MSDVLEFLNRLLEFKSITPDDDGSLKFIADFMPEFEAKFLEKNGTKNLILTKKFGDETHLAFAGHLDVVPPGNGWDIDPFTPTIKDGYIYARGTQDMKSGVAAFVCACKDAKNFNGTLSLILTSDEEGDGTYGTIEALKFLKQQGNLPEFAVVAEPTCDEKFGDTIKIGRRGSINGKILIKGKQGHAAYPQKCVNPVHLLAPIFAKFAGYDMDSGSNFFDPSKIVITDIRGGMQVCNVTPNDVSIMFNIRNSNLTSVDDVKSYINSIFAGIDFEYDIKQSSKPYLTDKDSKVVKALAKSVDKITGITPELNSKGGTSDARLLAEYGVKVVEFGVKNDRIHAVNERVGIDEVIKLYEIFSDLIENFRG, from the coding sequence ATGAGTGATGTTTTAGAGTTTTTAAATAGACTTTTAGAATTTAAAAGTATTACTCCAGATGATGATGGTTCGCTCAAATTTATAGCTGATTTTATGCCTGAGTTTGAGGCTAAATTTTTAGAAAAAAATGGCACAAAAAACCTGATTTTAACTAAAAAATTTGGAGATGAAACTCATCTGGCTTTTGCCGGTCATCTTGATGTAGTTCCTCCAGGTAACGGCTGGGATATTGACCCGTTTACCCCAACTATAAAAGACGGCTACATTTACGCTCGTGGCACACAAGATATGAAAAGCGGAGTTGCTGCGTTTGTATGTGCGTGTAAGGACGCTAAAAATTTTAACGGCACACTAAGCCTGATCCTAACTAGTGATGAAGAGGGCGATGGTACTTATGGGACGATTGAGGCGCTTAAATTTTTAAAACAGCAAGGAAATTTACCAGAATTTGCCGTTGTGGCTGAGCCTACTTGCGATGAGAAATTTGGCGATACTATCAAGATAGGCAGACGAGGCTCTATAAATGGTAAAATACTCATCAAAGGAAAACAAGGACACGCTGCATATCCGCAAAAATGTGTAAATCCAGTTCATCTTTTGGCTCCCATTTTTGCTAAATTTGCAGGTTATGATATGGATAGTGGGAGCAATTTTTTTGACCCAAGTAAAATAGTCATAACCGATATACGTGGCGGTATGCAAGTTTGCAACGTCACTCCAAACGATGTTAGTATAATGTTTAATATAAGAAACTCAAATTTAACAAGCGTCGATGATGTAAAATCATATATCAATAGTATTTTTGCGGGGATTGATTTTGAGTACGATATAAAGCAAAGTTCAAAGCCATATTTAACTGATAAAGATAGCAAAGTTGTAAAGGCTCTTGCTAAAAGTGTGGATAAAATCACTGGCATTACTCCAGAACTAAATAGCAAGGGCGGCACTAGCGACGCTAGGTTATTAGCAGAGTATGGCGTAAAAGTTGTAGAATTTGGCGTAAAAAACGATAGAATCCACGCTGTAAATGAGCGTGTCGGAATAGATGAGGTTATAAAACTTTATGAAATTTTTAGCGATTTGATAGAAAATTTTAGGGGATAA
- a CDS encoding TRAP transporter substrate-binding protein, which translates to MKKIYATLLGLATLASMAFGADDKVYKLKLASTWESTMPVLGEVPKEFKELVEKMSNGRIEVRIDYPSKHKSSFAMLDFIKSNQYDIGYTASYYYKGKDAKTMFFTATPFMMNQAEQTAWYLYGGGKELEAKVYDKYNVKVFNAGNTGMQMGGWFRKEINSLDDLKGLKIRTAGFGGEVMAKVGMLINTIAPGELYMALEMGTIDAVEWVSPAYDMALGFDKVAKFYYTGWQEPNGETQFFVNKKTYEKLPADLQAIIDGAAARVALNANAKVFYENSNFLDRMKSEHPDIQIRSFSPEIIQALKKATDELLDEEAAKDPLFKEILDSQRAFLKKAREWTKISDYAYIDKTK; encoded by the coding sequence ATGAAAAAGATATATGCAACACTGCTTGGTTTGGCAACTCTTGCGTCTATGGCTTTTGGTGCGGACGACAAGGTTTATAAGCTTAAACTTGCTAGTACGTGGGAGAGCACAATGCCAGTGCTTGGCGAAGTTCCAAAGGAATTTAAAGAGCTAGTTGAGAAGATGAGCAATGGTCGCATCGAGGTTAGAATCGACTATCCGTCAAAGCACAAATCCTCGTTTGCTATGCTTGACTTTATTAAATCAAATCAATATGACATAGGTTATACAGCAAGTTACTACTACAAAGGCAAAGACGCAAAAACTATGTTTTTTACAGCTACTCCATTTATGATGAATCAAGCCGAGCAAACAGCCTGGTATCTATATGGTGGCGGAAAAGAGCTTGAGGCGAAGGTTTATGATAAATACAATGTCAAGGTTTTTAACGCTGGAAATACTGGAATGCAAATGGGTGGCTGGTTTAGAAAAGAGATAAACTCACTAGATGACCTAAAGGGTCTAAAAATCCGCACAGCTGGTTTTGGTGGCGAGGTTATGGCAAAAGTTGGTATGCTAATAAACACAATAGCACCTGGCGAACTATATATGGCACTAGAAATGGGCACGATAGACGCGGTTGAGTGGGTAAGTCCTGCGTATGATATGGCACTTGGCTTTGATAAGGTGGCAAAATTTTACTACACGGGTTGGCAAGAACCAAATGGTGAAACTCAATTTTTTGTCAATAAAAAAACATACGAAAAACTCCCAGCAGACTTACAAGCTATCATAGATGGTGCGGCAGCTAGAGTAGCATTAAATGCAAATGCAAAGGTGTTTTATGAGAACTCGAATTTCTTAGATAGGATGAAGTCAGAGCACCCAGATATACAAATTCGCTCATTTAGTCCAGAGATCATACAAGCACTTAAAAAAGCAACAGATGAGTTGCTAGATGAAGAGGCGGCAAAAGATCCGCTATTTAAAGAAATTCTTGACTCACAACGTGCATTTTTGAAAAAAGCAAGAGAGTGGACTAAAATTTCAGACTACGCTTATATTGATAAGACAAAATAA
- the pyk gene encoding pyruvate kinase, producing MIKRTKIVATLGPASDNLETIKKMIVAGVNVFRLNFSHGTHEYHKQNIDKIRQAQSELGIRVGILQDICGPKIRIGKLENPFELFSGDRLDIYANEIMGVKVAENHYKTCINQPQILSMLKPNEYVYLYDGNIRAKVVAVNENFVQTVIENHGVLSSNKGVNFPNTKIGIEVITPKDRADMEFGAKECVDFVAISFVQDANDVLKARKILNELKSKAKILSKIEKFDAVENIDEIINLSDGIMVARGDLGIEVPYYEVPTIQKLIIKKANAQSKPVITATQMMLSMASNETATRAEISDVANAVLDGTDAVMLSEESAVGINPVAVVEAMSNTIVQVQKIYPYNKFDEFEFLDETDMVASSAAALAYRLKADGIICITGSGKSALKVARNRANIDIIAITHDEQIAGSLTLAWGVEAANFTLPKCDTITLLLTKMISQAVEKGIIDENKTYLVTAGFPTGVEGSTNFMRILRKEQIRHYLKQI from the coding sequence ATGATAAAACGCACAAAAATTGTAGCAACACTAGGACCCGCAAGTGATAATCTAGAAACGATAAAAAAGATGATTGTGGCTGGTGTTAACGTCTTTCGCCTAAATTTTAGCCACGGCACGCACGAGTATCACAAGCAAAACATTGATAAGATAAGACAGGCACAGAGTGAGCTTGGCATTAGAGTTGGGATTTTACAAGATATTTGTGGGCCAAAAATTCGCATTGGTAAGCTTGAAAATCCTTTTGAGCTTTTTAGTGGCGATAGGCTTGATATTTATGCTAATGAAATTATGGGCGTAAAAGTAGCCGAAAATCACTACAAAACTTGTATAAATCAGCCTCAAATTTTAAGTATGCTAAAACCAAACGAATACGTTTATCTTTATGACGGCAATATCCGTGCAAAGGTGGTGGCTGTAAATGAAAATTTTGTCCAAACCGTAATCGAAAATCATGGCGTTTTAAGTTCAAATAAGGGTGTCAATTTCCCAAATACCAAAATCGGCATTGAGGTTATTACACCAAAAGATAGGGCTGATATGGAATTTGGTGCAAAAGAGTGTGTGGATTTTGTTGCTATTAGCTTTGTTCAGGACGCAAATGATGTTTTAAAGGCTAGAAAAATTCTAAACGAGCTAAAATCAAAGGCAAAAATTCTCTCAAAAATAGAGAAATTTGACGCTGTTGAAAACATCGATGAGATTATAAATTTAAGTGATGGCATAATGGTTGCGCGTGGGGATTTGGGTATTGAAGTACCCTATTATGAGGTGCCAACAATCCAAAAGCTAATCATCAAAAAGGCAAATGCGCAGAGCAAACCAGTCATCACAGCCACACAAATGATGCTCTCAATGGCGTCAAACGAAACAGCAACAAGAGCCGAGATAAGTGACGTCGCAAATGCTGTGCTTGACGGCACCGACGCTGTTATGCTTAGTGAAGAAAGTGCAGTTGGCATTAATCCTGTTGCGGTTGTTGAAGCGATGAGCAATACAATCGTTCAGGTACAAAAAATTTACCCATACAATAAATTTGATGAGTTTGAGTTTTTAGATGAAACCGATATGGTAGCCTCATCGGCGGCTGCTCTTGCTTATCGCTTAAAGGCTGACGGCATTATTTGTATTACGGGTTCAGGCAAATCGGCTTTAAAAGTGGCTAGAAACCGCGCAAATATCGATATCATCGCCATTACTCACGATGAGCAAATCGCTGGGTCGCTAACACTTGCTTGGGGTGTTGAAGCTGCAAATTTTACGCTACCAAAATGCGATACGATTACGCTTTTGCTTACAAAGATGATCTCACAAGCTGTAGAAAAAGGCATAATTGATGAAAATAAAACCTACCTTGTAACAGCAGGTTTTCCAACTGGCGTTGAGGGTAGTACAAACTTTATGCGAATTTTACGCAAAGAGCAGATTAGGCATTATCTAAAGCAAATTTAA
- the hisG gene encoding ATP phosphoribosyltransferase — protein sequence MIKVALPKGRIADDTLEIFRKIFGLTFIFEDRKLILDEGDFRFFLVRNQDIPTYVTEGAADIGVVGLDVLEEHKVDVVRLLDMRVGNCKVCVGVRQDDTIDYTRPEIKIATKMPNIARNYFAQKAIALKIIKLYGSIELAPLVGLADAIVDVVETGTTMKQNGLKVAETIMQSSAHLIANKNSFIIKKDEILSLYHKIKAEISK from the coding sequence ATGATAAAAGTTGCGCTCCCAAAAGGCAGGATTGCCGACGATACACTTGAAATTTTTAGAAAAATTTTTGGCTTGACGTTTATTTTTGAAGATAGAAAACTAATCCTTGATGAGGGAGATTTTCGCTTTTTTTTGGTGCGAAACCAAGATATACCAACCTATGTAACAGAAGGAGCTGCCGACATTGGCGTAGTAGGACTTGACGTACTTGAGGAGCATAAGGTTGATGTGGTTAGACTTCTTGATATGCGTGTTGGAAACTGCAAGGTGTGTGTGGGCGTTAGACAAGATGATACCATTGACTACACGCGTCCGGAGATAAAAATTGCAACAAAAATGCCTAATATCGCCAGAAACTACTTCGCGCAAAAGGCAATAGCTCTAAAAATCATAAAGCTCTATGGCTCGATCGAACTTGCTCCACTTGTAGGACTTGCCGACGCTATCGTGGATGTCGTTGAAACAGGCACAACAATGAAGCAAAACGGGCTAAAGGTGGCTGAAACCATAATGCAAAGCTCAGCTCATCTAATCGCAAACAAAAATAGCTTTATCATTAAAAAAGATGAAATTTTAAGCCTTTATCATAAGATAAAAGCTGAAATTTCAAAGTGA
- a CDS encoding type III pantothenate kinase, translating into MTLCDIGNTNATFFKDGKITRLGIENFNIKTDEKVYFICVNDRIKSELSRSENFIDLEPYFEIDTIYQGLGIDRIAGCYGIKDGVVVDAGSAITVDIMANSMHLGGYILPGITSMLKSYESISQRLKVTLNSQVDLDAFPQKTADAVSYGIIKPIVTLLNGIIKDKNVYFTGGDGEFLSRFFKNAIYDKMLVFRSMQKLINEKGIK; encoded by the coding sequence ATGACTTTGTGTGATATAGGCAACACAAACGCCACATTTTTTAAAGACGGCAAAATCACTCGCCTTGGTATAGAAAATTTTAATATCAAAACAGATGAAAAGGTCTATTTTATCTGCGTAAATGACAGGATAAAATCCGAACTAAGTAGGAGTGAGAATTTCATAGATCTTGAGCCATACTTTGAGATAGATACGATATATCAGGGGCTTGGGATAGACCGTATAGCTGGTTGCTACGGTATAAAAGACGGCGTAGTGGTTGATGCTGGGAGCGCGATAACGGTTGATATTATGGCAAATTCAATGCACCTTGGCGGATATATACTACCAGGAATCACATCTATGCTAAAATCGTATGAGAGCATTTCTCAAAGGCTAAAGGTTACACTAAATTCCCAAGTTGATTTAGACGCATTCCCGCAAAAGACCGCGGACGCCGTTAGCTACGGGATAATAAAGCCGATAGTCACGCTACTAAATGGCATTATAAAAGATAAAAACGTATATTTTACAGGCGGAGATGGCGAATTTCTCTCACGATTTTTTAAAAATGCTATATACGATAAAATGCTAGTTTTTCGCTCTATGCAAAAACTCATAAACGAAAAAGGTATAAAATGA
- a CDS encoding PQQ-binding-like beta-propeller repeat protein → MKKIALLLTTILALLLTGCNTKRQYFEPETTDGSMKLSSNLPSSIKYTSTGGATLSNGNIITKDGLNSNVKLQDGFYLLSENNDMFISTNINGELMVTDSTGAVVFSRTFPTSVVSASLENNLLAAVSAANHIYLIDIFESKTLMEYKSSEISAIDSRVAAPLFLSTIIIYPSLDGKIYIVNKANSQILRDIVVSSENFFNNITYLDVVDDYMIASTAKRVIVINPQKTIYFDGEIKSVLLDEKNLYIFLKDGSIRKTDLALNTLAKSYFKFAIFSDATISNDSLYIAEKTGYIIKTDLDLNNPKIFEFSNEIEDKSFMGRGKFYYDDEFIEF, encoded by the coding sequence ATGAAAAAAATAGCCTTACTTCTAACCACAATCCTAGCCTTATTACTAACAGGCTGCAATACAAAAAGACAATATTTTGAGCCAGAAACTACAGACGGTAGTATGAAACTATCATCAAATTTGCCAAGCTCGATAAAATACACATCAACTGGAGGAGCTACACTCTCTAACGGCAATATCATCACAAAAGACGGGCTAAATAGCAACGTAAAACTACAAGATGGATTTTATCTACTATCTGAAAACAACGATATGTTTATATCTACAAACATAAATGGCGAACTTATGGTAACAGATAGCACCGGAGCAGTCGTGTTCTCAAGAACGTTTCCAACTTCGGTAGTTTCAGCGTCACTAGAAAACAACCTACTAGCAGCAGTTAGTGCAGCAAACCACATCTATCTTATTGATATTTTTGAGTCAAAAACTCTAATGGAGTATAAATCTAGTGAAATTTCAGCCATAGACTCACGTGTGGCAGCACCACTATTTTTAAGCACTATTATCATCTATCCGTCACTAGATGGCAAAATTTATATAGTAAATAAAGCAAATTCTCAAATTTTACGCGATATAGTTGTCAGTTCTGAAAACTTCTTTAACAACATCACATATCTTGACGTCGTAGATGATTATATGATCGCAAGCACCGCAAAACGCGTAATCGTGATAAACCCACAAAAGACGATATATTTTGACGGGGAGATTAAAAGCGTGTTGCTAGATGAGAAAAATTTATATATTTTCTTAAAAGACGGCAGTATAAGAAAAACCGATTTAGCCCTAAATACTCTAGCTAAAAGCTATTTTAAATTTGCAATCTTCTCAGACGCAACAATCTCAAACGATAGCCTTTATATAGCTGAAAAAACTGGATATATCATCAAAACCGATTTAGACCTAAATAACCCTAAAATTTTCGAATTTAGCAACGAGATAGAGGATAAAAGTTTTATGGGAAGAGGTAAATTCTACTACGATGATGAGTTTATAGAATTCTAA